Proteins co-encoded in one Plasmodium sp. gorilla clade G2 genome assembly, chromosome: 9 genomic window:
- a CDS encoding 26S proteasome regulatory subunit RPN8, putative — translation MENDIFEKNRNVLERIYLNKHVVVHPIVLLSVVDHYNRIASNTKKRVLGTILGEKIDGVVHITNSYALPFEEDIKDINIFYIDDNYNENLFNMIRKINTKEKIVGWYTTGSNIKPNDIFINEIFYKYHHAPIFLLVNVHTDQSIFPVNAYVAIEKAIHENKFRKTFIHIPVKIGAFEAEDVGVEFLLKELKSVSTSTLATKVGDKLSSLKSLIGKLYEISAYLNDILNGNIEMNIKILYNLQNVFSLLPDIENVDLVQAFMVKNNDLMLNIYIGSITRSVIALHNLINNKIENKLNSEKKKSLENDIEKDKAKDKEKEKDKEKEKENDKEKDKIKKEKKN, via the exons atggaaaatgatatttttgaaaaaaaccGAAATGTACttgaaagaatatatttaaacaaaCATGTAGTTGTACATCCAATAGTTTTACTATCAGTTGTTGATCATTATAATCGTATTGCAagtaatacaaaaaaaagagtCTTAGGAACAATACTTGGAGAAAAAATTGATGGTGTAGTACATATTACTAATAGCTATGCACTTCCTTTTGAAgaagatataaaagatatcaatattttttatattgatgataattataatgaaaatctttttaatatgataagaaaaattaatacaaaagaaaaaatcgTTGGATGGTATACTACAGGATCCAATATTAAACCaaatgatatttttattaatgaaatcttttataaatatcatcACGCACCTATATTCCTACTTGTCAATGTTCATACTGATCAAAGCATATTTCCAGTTAATGCATACGTAGCTATTGAAAAGGCTATAcatgaaaataaattcaGAAAAACATTCATACATATACCAGTTAAAATAG gAGCTTTTGAGGCTGAAGATGTGGGTGTTGAATTTTTACTAAAAGAATTAAAGAGCGTTTCAACTTCAACCTTAGCCACAAAAGTAGGTGATAAGTTATCGTCTTTAAAAAGTCTGATAGggaaattatatgaaatatcaGCTTATttgaatgatatattaaatggaaatattgaaatgaatataaaaatattatacaatttACAAAATGTCTTTAGTCTTTTACCTGATATTGAAAACGTGGATTTAGTACAGGCATTTATGGTTAAAAATAATGACTTaatgttaaatatatatataggtagTATAACTAGATCTGTTATAGCTCTTCATAATTTAatcaataataaaattgaGAATAAGTTGaattcagaaaaaaaaaaatctttaGAGAATGATATAGAAAAGGACAAAGcaaaagataaagaaaaggaaaaggataaggaaaaagaaaaagaaaatgataaagaGAAGGATAAGATAAAAAAGgagaagaaaaattaa
- a CDS encoding elongation factor 1-beta: protein MASNAILLTVKGESDYKNLNSYFESHSYFDNYSVGVNDLKIYHQINSVIKKDTYPHLYRWFHHISSLPEYVLNKYDEEHKNKKSSTTNAATSLNKKSNKTTGNDDDDDVDNDIDLFGDDDNTNDSAANALLEKKKQKEEELKKKKQKEKEKNRSILIIEIKPKSIDTDISKIPKLVKQKIVDENIKWGEEVKKLPVAFGLYKLHMSCIIYDDFVNTNELVEKIENIDLDNEQDKKKRTLILGLDEDDENYDENAEEVEDDLDFLVQSAEIISFNKL, encoded by the coding sequence ATGGCTAGTAATGCAATCCTATTAACCGTTAAAGGAGAAAGTGACTACAAGAACTTGAACAGCTATTTTGAATCTCACTCatattttgataattatAGTGTTGGTGTGaatgatttaaaaatatatcatcaaataaatagtgtaataaaaaaagatacgTATCCTCATTTATATAGATGGTTTCATCATATATCTTCGTTACCAGAATATGTGTTGAATAAATACGATGAAGaacataagaataaaaaaagtagTACTACTAATGCTGCTACAAGTTTAAATAAGAAAAGTAATAAAACAACAggaaatgatgatgatgatgatgttGATAACGATATAGATCTTTTTggtgatgatgataatacaaaCGATTCTGCAGCTAATGCCTTattagaaaagaaaaaacaaaaagaagaagaattaaaaaaaaagaaacaaaaagaaaaagaaaaaaatagatcTATTCTTATTATTGAAATAAAACCTAAATCTATTGATACAGATATTTCTAAAATTCCAAAACTTGTGAAACAAAAAATTgttgatgaaaatattaaatgggGAGAGGAAGTCAAAAAATTACCTGTAGCTTTTGGTCTTTATAAATTACATATGTcatgtattatttatgatGATTTTGTAAATACAAATGAACTTGtagaaaaaattgaaaatattgaTCTAGATAATGAACaagataaaaagaaaagaactCTTATACTTGGATtagatgaagatgatgaaaacTATGATGAAAATGCTGAAGAAGTTGAAGATGATTTAGATTTCTTAGTCCAATCTGCTgaaattatatcatttaacaaattataa